A genomic stretch from Coffea arabica cultivar ET-39 chromosome 10c, Coffea Arabica ET-39 HiFi, whole genome shotgun sequence includes:
- the LOC113714408 gene encoding auxin efflux carrier component 5, with amino-acid sequence MIGWEDVYKVVTAMTPLCVALALGYASVKWWHMFTPDQFDAINRFNCFFIIPFFNFKFISHINPYELNYPFLGADCIAKCIVLIVLVFWTNCTRKGSCMWSITAFSLCSLNNTLIVGVPLLKAMYGEVGEDLVVQSSVIQSLVWVIFLLFMLEFRREWSKTKSVTNTINGDLQLQAIECGSDLDQNSTPMSMSINKAPSIWSILKIVWLKLAKNPNFYACIAGLIWALLASRWQFKMPEIIEGSILIMSKAGAGVSMFSMGLFMALQERVIACGTPLTLFGMALRFVVSPATMAIGSIVSGLHGNVLRIALIQAALPQSIASFVYAQEYGLHPDILSTAVIFGTIVSLPLLIAYYALLEVAR; translated from the exons ATGATAGGGTGGGAAGATGTTTACAAGGTGGTCACAGCCATGACACCACTTTGTGTAGCTTTAGCTTTAGGCTATGCCTCGGTGAAATGGTGGCACATGTTTACACCTGATCAATTTGATGCTATAAACCGCTTCAATTGCTTTTTCATCATTCCCTTCTTCAACTTTAAATTCATATCTCATATCAACCCTTACGAGCTGAATTATCCGTTCCTTGGCGCAGATTGCATTGCAAAATGTATCGttcttattgtgcttgttttTTGGACAAATTGTACAAGAAAAGGAAGTTGTATGTGGTCCATCACCGCATTTTCTTTGTGTAGTTTAAACAACACTCTTATTGTAGGAGTGCCACTATTAAAAGCCATGTACGGGGAGGTAGGAGAGGACCTTGTTGTTCAATCTTCTGTGATTCAATCACTAGTTTGGGTTATTTTTTTACTGTTTATGTTAGAATTTAGACGTGAATGGTCTAAAACTAAGTCTGTAACTAACACCATCAATGGAGATTTGCAACTCCAGGCAATTGAATGTGGCAGTGATTTGGATCAAAACTCCACCCCAATGTCAATGAGCATCAATAAAGCACCATCCATTTGGTCGATACTGAAGATTGTTTGGCTTAAACTTGctaagaaccctaacttctaTGCTTGCATAGCTGGCTTGATTTGGGCTCTTCTAGCTAGCAG GTGGCAGTTTAAGATGCCTGAAATAATTGAAGGATCAATTTTGATCATGTCCAAGGCCGGAGCTGGTGTTTCCATGTTTAGCATGG GCCTTTTCATGGCATTACAGGAGAGAGTTATAGCTTGCGGTACCCCTTTGACTTTGTTCGGGATGGCTTTAAGATTTGTGGTTAGTCCAGCCACTATGGCTATTGGTTCTATTGTGAGTGGATTGCATGGTAACGTCCTGCGCATTGCTCTGATCCAG GCAGCATTGCCACAATCCATAGCCTCATTTGTTTATGCACAAGAATATGGTTTGCACCCTGACATATTAAGCACAGC GGTTATTTTTGGCACTATAGTATCTCTTCCTTTGCTGATAGCATATTATGCTCTACTGGAAGTTGCACGTTGA